Proteins encoded within one genomic window of Rhinolophus sinicus isolate RSC01 linkage group LG05, ASM3656204v1, whole genome shotgun sequence:
- the OST4 gene encoding dolichyl-diphosphooligosaccharide--protein glycosyltransferase subunit 4 — MITDVQLAIFANMLGVSLFLLVVLYHYVAVNNPKKQE; from the coding sequence ATGATCACAGACGTGCAGCTCGCCATCTTCGCCAACATGCTGGGCGTGTCGCTCTTCCTGCTTGTCGTTCTCTATCACTACGTGGCCGTCAACAATCCCAAGAAGCAGGAATGA
- the EMILIN1 gene encoding EMILIN-1, giving the protein MAPRNLWSCYLCCLLTTAVAAASYPPRGYSLYMGNGGALSPGGPQAQSAPRPASRHRNWCAYVVTRTVSCVLEDGVETFIKREIPACGWGQPQCHRSTMYRSFLRPRYRVAYKTVTDMEWRCCQGYGGDACAESPAPALGPAPTTPRPRPRPGRPNLSGSSAGSHLSGLGGEGPGESEKVQQLEEQVQSLTKELQGLRGVLQGLSGRLAEDVQRAVETAFNGRQQPADAAARPGVHETLHEIQQQLQLLDNRVSTHDQELGHLNNHHNGGGSSGGRALDPVPPTPGHSEELLQELEQRLQESCSVCLTGLDGFRRQQQEDRERLRALEKLLASVEEGQRQLTGQILGRRPPQECCPPELGRRLAELERRLEVVAGSVTVLSGRRGTELEGAAGQGGHPPGYISLASRLSRLEDRFNSTLGPSEEQEEGWPGHPGGLGHWLPAARGRLEKLEGLLANVSGELGGRLDLLEEQLAGAVHACGQLCSGAPGEQDSQVSKILSDLERRVLDSETQLRLVGSGLHKVGAAGEARQAALEGLQGVIGQLQGRVDAQEEIAAEFTLQLNLTAARLGQLEGLLQARGDEGCGACGGVQEELGRLRDGVERCSCPLLPPRGPGAGPGVGGPSRGPLDGFSVFGGNSGSALQALQGELSEVILTFSSLNDSLHELQTTVEGQGADLADLGATKDRIISEINRLQQEATEHVTESEERFRGLEEGQAQAGQCPSLEGRLGRLEGVCERLDTVAGGLQGLREGLSRHVAGLWAGLRETNSTSQTQAALLEKLLGGQAGLGKRLSALNTSLLLLEDRLHQLSLKDLTGPAGEAGPPGPPGVQGPPGPAGPPGLPGNDGQKGPIGPPGPQGEQGVEGAPAAAVPRVAFSAALSLPRSEPGTVPFDRVLLNDGNYYDPETGVFTAPLPGRYLLSAVLTGHRHEKVEAVLSRSNLGVARIDSGGYEPEGLENKPVAESQPSPGALGVFSLILPLQAGDTVCIDLVMGQLAHSEEPLTIFSGALLYGDLELEQK; this is encoded by the exons ATGGCCCCCAGGAACCTCTGGAGCTGCTATCTCTGCTGCCTGCTGACCACAGCTGTGGCGGCAGCTAGCTACCCTCCTCGTGGTTACAGCCTCTACATGGGGAACGGCGGGGCCCTCAGCCCTGGTGGGCCCCAGGCCCAGAGTGCCCCCCGGCCTGCCAGCCGCCACAG GAACTGGTGTGCCTACGTGGTGACTCGGACAGTGAGCTGTGTCCTTGAGGATGGAGTGGAGACCTTCATCAAGCGCGAGATCCCGGCCTGTGGCTGGGGCCAGCCCCAGTGTCACCGCAGCACGAT GTACCGCAGCTTCCTCCGCCCTCGCTACCGCGTGGCCTACAAAACAGTGACGGATATGGAGTGGAGGTGCTGTCAGGGATACGGGGGTGATGCCTGTGCCGAGAGTCCTGCCCCAGCGCTGGGTCCTGCACCCACCACACCACGCCCCCGGCCCCGGCCCGGCCGCCCCAACCTCTCAGGTTCCAGTGCGGGCAGCCACCTGAGTGGACTAGGGGGGGAAG GTCCTGGGGAGTCAGAGAAGGTGCAGCAGCTGGAGGAGCAGGTACAGAGCCTGACAAAGGAACTGCAGGGCCTTCGCGGTGTCCTGCAAGGACTGAGTGGACGCCTGGCTGAAGATGTGCAGCGGGCTGTGGAGACGGCCTTTAATGGGAGGCAGCAGCCAGCAGATGCAGCTGCTCGCCCTGGGGTCCACGAAACGCTCCATGAGatccagcagcagctgcagctccTAGACAATCGCGTCTCCACCCATGACCAGGAGCTGGGCCATCTCAACAACCATCACAATGGTGGTGGTAGCAGTGGCGGCAGGGCCCTGGACCCAGTCCCACCAACTCCTGGCCACAGCGAGGAGCTGCTACAGGAGCTGGAGCAGCGGCTGCAGGAGTCCTGCTCTGTGTGCTTGACGGGGCTGGATGGCTTCCGCCGGCAGCAGCAAGAGGACAGGGAGCGGCTTCGAGCACTGGAGAAGCTATTGGCCTCTGTGGAGGAGGGGCAGCGGCAGCTCACAGGGCAGATCCTGGGCCGCAGGCCACCTCAGGAATGCTGCCCACCAGAGCTGGGCCGCCGACTGGCAGAGCTGGAGCGGAGGCTAGAGGTCGTGGCTGGCTCGGTGACAGTGTTGAGCGGGCGTCGAGGCACCGAGCTGGAAGGAGCAGCAGGGCAGGGGGGTCACCCCCCAGGCTACATCAGCTTAGCATCCCGCCTTTCTCGCCTAGAGGACAGATTCAACTCCACCCTGGGTCCTTcagaggagcaggaagagggcTGGCCTGGCCATCCTGGGGGACTGGGCCATTGGCTGCCTGCTGCCCGGGGCCGGCTAGAGAAGCTGGAGGGGCTCCTGGCCAATGTGAGTGGGGAGCTGGGTGGGCGGCTAGACCTGCTGGAAGAGCAGCTGGCAGGGGCTGTGCATGCATGTGGGCAGCTCTGCTCTGGGGCTCCAGGGGAGCAGGACTCCCAGGTCAGCAAGATCCTCAGTGACTTGGAGCGCAGGGTGCTGGACAGTGAGACGCAGCTGCGGCTGGTGGGCTCGGGCCTGCACAAGGTGGGAGCAGCTGGGGAGGCCCGGCAGGCTGCACTGGAGGGCCTACAAGGGGTCATAGGCCAGCTCCAGGGTCGTGTCGATGCGCAGGAGGAGATAGCTGCAGAGTTCACACTTCAACTGAATCTCACGGCTGCACGGCTGGGCCAGCTGGAGGGTCTGCTGCAGGCCCGTGGGGATGAGGGCTGTGGGGCCTGCGGTGGTGTCCAAGAGGAACTGGGCCGTCTTCGGGATGGTGTGGAGCGCTGCTCTTGCCCCCTACTACCCCCACGGggccctggggctggcccggGTGTTGGGGGGCCAAGCCGTGGGCCTCTGGATGGCTTCAGTGTGTTTGGGGGCAACTCAGGCTCAGCCCTACAGGCCCTGCAAGGAGAGCTCTCTGAGGTTATTCTCACCTTCAGCTCCCTCAATGACTCATTGCATGAGCTCCAGACCACCGTGGAGGGCCAGGGAGCTGATCTGGCTGACCTGGGAGCCACCAAAGACCGTATCATCTCTGAGATTAACAGGCTGCAGCAGGAGGCCACAGAGCATGTTACGGAGAGTGAGGAGCGCTTCCGAGGCCTGGAAGAGGGACAGGCACAGGCTGGCCAGTGCCCCAGCCTAGAGGGGCGATTGGGCCGTCTGGAGGGAGTCTGTGAGCGGTTGGACACAGTGGCTGGCGGACTGCAGGGTCTACGCGAAGGCCTTTCCAGACACGTGGCTGGGCTCTGGGCCGGGCTACGGGAAACCAACAGCACCAGCCAGACACAGGCAGCGCTGCTGGAGAAGCTGCTGGGGGGGCAGGCGGGCCTGGGCAAGCGGCTCAGTGCCCTAAACACCTCCCTGCTGCTCCTGGAGGACCGACTTCACCAGCTCAGCCTGAAGGACCTCACTG GGCCTGCAGGTGAGGCTGggcccccagggcctcctggagtACAGGgacccccaggccctgctggacCTCCAGGACTTCCCGGCAACGATGGACAAAAGGGGCCCATCGGACCACCAG GTCCCCAAGGTGAACAGG GAGTGGAGGGGGCACCGGCAGCCGCTGTGCCGCGGGTGGCTTTTTCAGCTGCCCTGAGTTTGCCCAGGTCTGAACCAGGCACAGTGCCCTTTGACAGAGTCCTGCTCAACGATGGGAACTACTACGATCCAGAGACGG GTGTGTTCACAGCGCCACTGCCCGGCCGCTACTTGCTGAGCGCAGTGCTTACTGGGCACCGGCACGAGAAAGTGGAGGCTGTGCTGTCCCGCTCCAACCTGGGCGTCGCCCGCATAGACTCCGGTGGCTACGAGCCTGAGGGCCTGGAGAATAAGCCTGTGGCTGAGAGCCAGCCCAGCCCCGGCGCCCTGGGCGTCTTCAGCCTCATCCTGCCGCTGCAGGCCGGGGACACGGTCTGCATCGACCTAGTTATGGGGCAGCTGGCGCATTCGGAGGAGCCACTCACCATCTTCAGCGGAGCCCTGCTCTACGGGGACCTGGAACTAGAACAGAAGTAG